One Roseburia rectibacter DNA window includes the following coding sequences:
- the acpP gene encoding acyl carrier protein — MEFEKLKKIIAEVLNVDEEEITMDTTFVDDLGADSLDIFQIIMGIEEEFDIEIANEDAEHIVTVADAVEQIKNALN, encoded by the coding sequence ATGGAATTTGAAAAACTGAAAAAAATCATTGCAGAGGTATTAAATGTAGATGAGGAGGAGATCACAATGGATACCACTTTTGTGGATGATCTTGGAGCTGACTCCCTTGATATTTTTCAGATCATTATGGGAATTGAAGAAGAATTCGATATCGAGATCGCAAATGAGGATGCTGAGCATATCGTGACAGTTGCAGATGCAGTTGAGCAGATCAAAAATGCTTTAAACTAA
- the rnc gene encoding ribonuclease III: MSKLQELQNRIGYTFEKEGLLRQALTHSSYANEKHMKKHSDNERLEFLGDAVLEIVSSDFLYRNYPDLPEGDLTKLRASIVCEPTLALCTREMDLGDYLLLGKGENQTGGRKRKSILSDALESVIGAIYLDGGFEPAKKFIHKFILTDIEHKKLFYDSKTILQEVVQGNYKESLHYELISEEGPDHDKKFSVEARIGDKVIGEGCGHTKKAAEQEAAYQALLLLKPKL, translated from the coding sequence ATGTCAAAGTTACAGGAATTGCAGAATCGGATAGGATATACATTTGAGAAAGAAGGTTTATTGCGTCAGGCACTGACACACAGTTCATATGCCAATGAAAAGCATATGAAAAAACATTCTGACAATGAGCGGCTGGAGTTTTTAGGGGATGCAGTTTTAGAGATCGTATCGAGTGATTTTCTGTACCGCAATTATCCGGATCTGCCGGAGGGGGATCTGACAAAACTTCGCGCAAGTATCGTTTGTGAGCCGACACTTGCACTTTGCACCAGAGAGATGGATCTTGGTGATTATCTGTTGCTTGGCAAAGGTGAGAACCAGACAGGTGGAAGAAAGCGTAAGTCAATTTTATCAGATGCATTAGAGTCTGTGATCGGAGCCATTTATTTAGACGGTGGTTTTGAGCCGGCGAAAAAGTTTATACATAAATTTATCCTGACAGATATTGAACACAAAAAGCTGTTTTATGACAGCAAGACTATTTTACAGGAGGTTGTGCAGGGCAATTATAAGGAGAGTCTGCATTACGAACTGATTTCAGAAGAAGGACCGGATCATGATAAAAAGTTTTCGGTCGAAGCACGCATCGGAGATAAAGTGATCGGGGAGGGATGCGGTCACACGAAAAAAGCGGCAGAGCAGGAAGCTGCCTACCAGGCACTTTTGCTTTTGAAACCAAAACTGTAA
- the smc gene encoding chromosome segregation protein SMC: MYLKSIEVQGFKSFANKIVFDFHNGITGIVGPNGSGKSNVGDAVRWVLGEQSAKQLRGASMQDIIFAGTENRKPLSYAYVAITLDNADHKLPVDYEEVTVARRVYRSGESEYLLNGNTCRLKDVTELFYDTGIGKEGYSIIGQGQIEKILNGKPEERRELFDEAAGIVKYKKRKATAQKKLENERENLVRVNDILSELERQVGPLQKQAEKAHVYLKKKEELKTYDVNMFLMEMTRIDAQLREVEEKCGIANAQLNESKDSYEQVKTEYERMESEIEQLEQAITAVRDNLSGSTVLKGKLEGQINVLKEQIHTAEMTDEHLKNRLDSIEKDRQERIGQKEVYGREREELLEALAGISERKQAAEKELEDLRNGMKECSDGIERGKSEIIELLNNKASIKARQQRFDTMAEQINIRKAKLTQRLLARKTEEEDLDNVLSAYQQELDDVNETIRGLKEVTAAMEEKNREWRRKYSGTSQKLEQDVTRYHKEQSRLETLKNIAERYDGYGNSIRRVMEQKDRHRGILGVVSDLIQVEKKYEVAIETALGGSIQNIVTEDEDTAKQMIAYLKQNRYGRATFLPLTSVNGSGGFKNQEALRERGVIGLASTLVKNDARYDGVTNYLLGRVVVAETIDDAIALARKYRYSFRIVTLEGECLNPGGSMTGGAFKNTSNLLARRREVEELETLVATLQSQIKESRDRLEDIKTAQSLLEEDMESSKEKLQEQYILQNTAKMNLDRATEQKNERESVFAGLNAERTEIEEQLAELEQNKVQIVAEIENAAVREKEIEQENEEFGKRLEEYQTKEKEAAELVSKIALEEAGIRQKAEFAQSNISRILSEITRFSQEREQLVTQAGEAKEEAKQKTLEIEELKKTILASDDTHAGLEQQLNDYTQKKEEMSAAQKGFFRKREEMSDQIADLDKEVFRLNSQHEKLDEAREYQTNYMWQEYELTLHAAMDLRDDSYADPAALKKMITQIKDDIRRLGDVNVNAIEDYKEISERYEFLKTQHDDLIEAEKTLLGIIEELDTGMRKQFMEKFAEIQKQFDTVFKELFGGGKGTLELVEDEDILECGIRIIAQPPGKKLQNMMQMSGGEKSLTAIALLFAIQNLKPSPFCLLDEIEAALDDSNVTRFAKYLHKLTKNTQFIVITHRRGTMAAADRLYGITMQEKGVSTLVSVNLIENDLDK, encoded by the coding sequence ATGTATCTGAAAAGTATTGAAGTGCAGGGATTTAAATCATTTGCGAATAAGATCGTTTTTGATTTTCATAACGGGATCACAGGAATTGTGGGACCAAACGGCAGTGGTAAGAGCAATGTCGGAGATGCGGTGCGCTGGGTTCTTGGTGAACAGAGTGCAAAGCAGCTTCGTGGTGCCAGCATGCAGGATATTATTTTTGCGGGAACGGAAAACCGTAAGCCGCTCAGTTATGCCTATGTTGCGATCACACTTGACAATGCGGATCATAAACTTCCTGTAGATTATGAGGAAGTTACGGTCGCAAGGCGTGTGTACCGCTCCGGGGAGAGTGAGTACCTGCTCAACGGCAATACCTGCCGTCTGAAAGATGTGACCGAGCTGTTTTATGATACCGGTATCGGAAAAGAAGGATATTCCATTATCGGACAGGGACAGATCGAGAAAATCCTAAACGGTAAACCGGAAGAACGGCGAGAGCTGTTTGACGAGGCTGCCGGAATTGTAAAATATAAAAAGCGCAAGGCAACTGCGCAGAAAAAGTTAGAGAATGAGCGTGAAAATCTGGTTCGTGTCAATGATATCTTAAGTGAACTGGAGCGCCAGGTTGGTCCACTTCAAAAACAGGCAGAAAAAGCGCATGTTTATTTAAAGAAAAAAGAAGAATTAAAAACATATGATGTCAATATGTTTCTGATGGAGATGACACGTATTGACGCACAGCTTCGTGAGGTAGAAGAAAAGTGCGGCATTGCCAATGCACAGCTGAATGAGTCAAAAGATTCTTATGAGCAGGTCAAAACGGAATATGAGCGCATGGAATCAGAGATTGAACAGTTAGAGCAGGCAATCACCGCAGTGCGTGATAACCTGAGCGGTTCTACTGTTTTAAAAGGAAAATTAGAAGGTCAGATCAATGTCTTAAAAGAGCAGATCCATACAGCGGAGATGACGGACGAGCATTTAAAAAACAGGCTGGATTCCATCGAAAAAGACAGACAGGAGCGCATCGGACAGAAAGAAGTTTATGGCAGGGAACGGGAAGAACTCTTAGAGGCATTAGCCGGGATCTCTGAGAGAAAGCAGGCTGCCGAAAAAGAATTAGAAGATCTGCGAAATGGAATGAAAGAATGCAGTGATGGGATTGAACGTGGAAAGAGCGAGATCATCGAACTTCTTAATAACAAGGCATCCATCAAGGCGAGACAGCAGCGTTTTGATACGATGGCAGAGCAGATCAATATCCGTAAAGCGAAACTTACACAGAGACTTCTTGCCAGAAAGACAGAGGAAGAAGATTTAGATAATGTGCTGTCTGCGTATCAGCAGGAATTAGATGATGTCAATGAAACGATCCGCGGGTTGAAAGAAGTGACGGCTGCAATGGAAGAAAAGAACCGCGAGTGGCGCAGAAAGTATTCCGGGACCAGTCAGAAACTAGAGCAGGATGTTACCAGATACCATAAAGAACAGTCCAGATTAGAAACCTTAAAAAATATCGCAGAACGTTACGATGGGTATGGAAACAGTATCCGTCGTGTAATGGAGCAGAAAGACAGACACAGAGGAATTTTAGGTGTAGTATCAGATCTGATCCAGGTTGAGAAAAAATATGAAGTTGCGATCGAGACTGCATTAGGCGGAAGTATCCAGAATATTGTCACAGAGGATGAAGATACAGCAAAGCAGATGATCGCTTATCTGAAGCAGAACCGTTATGGAAGGGCAACATTTCTTCCTCTTACGAGCGTGAACGGCAGCGGTGGTTTTAAAAATCAGGAAGCATTGCGTGAACGTGGTGTCATAGGACTTGCAAGTACGCTGGTAAAAAATGATGCAAGATATGATGGTGTGACGAATTATCTGCTTGGCAGGGTAGTTGTTGCGGAGACGATTGATGATGCCATTGCATTAGCAAGAAAATACCGCTACTCTTTTCGCATCGTAACGCTTGAGGGTGAGTGCTTAAATCCGGGTGGTTCCATGACCGGTGGTGCATTTAAAAATACCAGTAATCTTCTTGCAAGAAGACGTGAAGTGGAAGAACTTGAAACACTTGTAGCTACACTGCAAAGCCAGATCAAAGAGTCGAGAGACCGCCTGGAAGATATCAAAACAGCACAATCGCTGTTAGAAGAAGACATGGAAAGCAGTAAGGAAAAACTGCAGGAACAGTATATTTTACAGAATACGGCAAAAATGAACTTAGATCGTGCCACAGAGCAGAAAAACGAGAGGGAATCTGTTTTTGCAGGTCTTAATGCAGAGAGAACTGAGATCGAGGAGCAGCTTGCAGAACTTGAACAAAATAAAGTACAGATCGTGGCTGAGATCGAGAATGCAGCAGTCCGTGAAAAAGAGATCGAACAGGAAAATGAAGAGTTTGGAAAGCGTTTAGAGGAATATCAGACGAAGGAGAAAGAAGCGGCAGAGCTAGTTTCAAAGATCGCTTTAGAGGAAGCTGGTATCCGGCAGAAGGCAGAATTTGCGCAGTCTAATATTTCACGTATCCTAAGTGAAATCACAAGATTTTCACAGGAAAGAGAGCAGTTAGTCACACAGGCAGGAGAGGCGAAAGAAGAGGCAAAGCAGAAAACGCTTGAGATCGAGGAGCTGAAAAAGACGATTCTTGCTTCGGATGATACACATGCCGGTTTAGAACAGCAGCTTAACGATTATACGCAGAAGAAAGAAGAGATGTCGGCTGCACAGAAAGGATTTTTCCGGAAAAGGGAGGAAATGTCAGATCAGATCGCTGATCTCGACAAAGAAGTGTTCCGATTGAACAGCCAGCATGAAAAGCTCGATGAAGCGAGAGAATATCAGACGAATTATATGTGGCAGGAATATGAGCTGACACTTCATGCTGCGATGGATCTTAGGGATGATTCTTATGCTGATCCTGCAGCATTAAAGAAAATGATCACACAGATCAAAGACGATATCCGGAGACTCGGTGATGTCAATGTCAATGCGATCGAGGATTATAAAGAGATATCGGAACGTTATGAGTTTTTAAAAACGCAGCATGATGATCTGATCGAGGCGGAGAAAACGCTGCTCGGTATCATTGAGGAACTCGATACAGGAATGCGTAAACAGTTCATGGAAAAATTTGCAGAGATCCAGAAACAGTTTGATACGGTATTTAAAGAACTGTTCGGTGGTGGAAAAGGTACACTTGAACTGGTGGAAGATGAGGATATCCTAGAGTGCGGTATCCGTATCATTGCACAGCCGCCCGGAAAGAAACTGCAGAATATGATGCAGATGTCCGGTGGAGAAAAGTCACTGACAGCGATCGCTCTGTTATTTGCGATCCAGAATTTAAAGCCATCGCCGTTTTGTCTGTTAGATGAGATTGAGGCGGCACTTGATGACTCAAACGTAACAAGGTTTGCAAAGTATCTGCATAAGCTGACAAAGAACACACAGTTTATTGTGATCACGCACAGACGTGGTACAATGGCTGCAGCAGACCGTCTTTACGGTATCACGATGCAGGAAAAAGGTGTTTCAACACTGGTTTCCGTTAATCTGATCGAAAACGATTTAGATAAATAA
- the ftsY gene encoding signal recognition particle-docking protein FtsY: protein MGEEKKGFWSRLVSGLSKTRDNIVSGIDSIFSGFSSIDDDFYEEIEEILIMGDIGVNATESIIENLKEKVKENKIKDPAECKELLINSIKEQMDVGETAYRFENEKSVVLVIGVNGVGKTTSVGKLAGKLKDQGKKVVLAAADTFRAAAGDQLLEWANRAGVEMIGGQEGADPAAVVYDAVAAAKARNADVLLCDTAGRLHNKKNLMEELKKINRILEKEYPDAYRETLVVLDATTGQNALAQARQFSEVAEITGIILTKMDGTAKGGIAVAIHSELGIPVKYIGVGETIEDLQKFDSNEFVNALFDVKDQAE, encoded by the coding sequence ATGGGAGAAGAAAAAAAAGGATTCTGGAGCCGTCTGGTCTCCGGACTCAGCAAGACGAGAGATAACATCGTATCCGGGATCGATTCGATCTTCAGCGGATTTTCCAGTATTGATGATGATTTTTATGAAGAAATCGAAGAAATCCTGATCATGGGGGATATCGGTGTCAATGCGACGGAGTCGATCATTGAGAATCTCAAAGAAAAAGTAAAAGAAAATAAGATCAAAGATCCGGCAGAGTGCAAGGAACTTCTTATCAACAGTATCAAAGAACAGATGGATGTCGGAGAAACTGCGTACCGGTTTGAAAATGAAAAGTCTGTGGTACTTGTCATCGGTGTAAACGGTGTAGGAAAGACGACTTCCGTTGGAAAACTGGCTGGCAAATTAAAAGATCAAGGGAAAAAGGTTGTTCTTGCAGCAGCCGACACGTTCCGTGCAGCAGCAGGTGACCAGTTGTTAGAATGGGCAAACCGTGCCGGTGTTGAGATGATCGGTGGACAGGAAGGGGCAGATCCGGCGGCAGTCGTATATGATGCGGTCGCAGCAGCAAAAGCGAGAAATGCGGATGTACTGCTCTGCGATACGGCTGGACGTCTCCATAATAAGAAAAATCTCATGGAAGAATTAAAGAAAATCAACCGTATTCTGGAAAAAGAATATCCGGATGCATACCGTGAGACTCTGGTGGTCTTAGATGCAACAACAGGTCAGAATGCACTTGCCCAGGCAAGACAATTTTCGGAAGTAGCAGAAATTACGGGTATCATTTTAACAAAGATGGATGGCACCGCCAAAGGTGGTATCGCTGTTGCAATCCATTCAGAACTTGGAATCCCGGTCAAATATATCGGTGTCGGAGAGACGATCGAGGATCTGCAGAAGTTTGATTCCAATGAATTTGTAAATGCACTTTTTGATGTAAAAGATCAGGCAGAATAA
- the ilvA gene encoding threonine ammonia-lyase gives MLTLDKFEEASEKVKEVTLETKLVYSDFLSEQTGNKVYLKPENMQFTGAYKVRGAYYKISTLTEAERKKGLITASAGNHAQGVAYAAKCYGCKAVIVMPTTTPLIKVNRTKSYGAEVVLYGDVYDEACQKAYELAEEKGYTFIHPFDDLAVATGQGTIAMEIFKELPLVEYILVPIGGGGLATGVSTLAKLLNPKIKVIGVEPAGANCMQASFKAGKVTTLPSVNTIADGTAVKTPGSKIFPYIKKNLDDIITVEDDELVVAFLDMVENHKMVVENSGLLTVAALKHLGVKDKRVVSILSGGNMDVITMSSVVQQGLIFRDRIFTVSVLLPDKPGELSKVAATIAAEQGNVIKLEHNQFISTNRNAAVELRITLECFGTDHKNQIIKALEKNGYKPKLVRASL, from the coding sequence ATGTTAACATTAGACAAGTTTGAGGAAGCTAGTGAAAAAGTAAAAGAAGTCACTTTAGAGACAAAACTGGTATACTCTGATTTCTTAAGTGAACAGACAGGAAACAAAGTATATTTAAAACCGGAGAATATGCAGTTTACCGGTGCGTACAAAGTGCGTGGCGCTTATTATAAGATCAGCACGTTGACGGAGGCAGAACGTAAGAAAGGACTCATCACTGCATCAGCAGGAAATCATGCGCAGGGTGTTGCCTACGCTGCAAAATGCTATGGCTGCAAAGCTGTCATCGTGATGCCGACAACAACACCTTTGATCAAAGTAAACCGTACCAAGAGCTATGGCGCTGAGGTTGTTCTCTATGGAGATGTTTATGATGAGGCATGCCAGAAGGCATATGAGTTAGCAGAGGAAAAAGGATATACATTCATTCATCCGTTTGATGATCTTGCAGTGGCAACCGGACAGGGAACGATCGCAATGGAAATCTTTAAAGAACTTCCGCTTGTGGAATATATCTTAGTTCCGATCGGTGGAGGCGGACTTGCAACAGGTGTATCTACACTTGCAAAACTGTTAAATCCAAAGATCAAGGTGATCGGTGTGGAACCGGCAGGTGCAAACTGTATGCAGGCTTCTTTTAAAGCAGGAAAAGTAACGACACTGCCAAGTGTCAACACGATCGCAGACGGTACTGCAGTAAAGACACCGGGCAGCAAGATATTCCCATATATCAAAAAGAACTTAGACGATATCATTACGGTTGAGGATGATGAGCTTGTTGTTGCATTCCTCGATATGGTGGAAAACCATAAAATGGTTGTGGAAAACTCGGGCCTTCTTACGGTAGCAGCGTTGAAACATCTTGGTGTAAAAGATAAACGTGTCGTATCAATCTTAAGTGGTGGTAACATGGATGTGATCACAATGTCTTCCGTGGTACAGCAGGGACTTATCTTCCGTGACCGTATCTTTACGGTATCTGTACTTCTTCCGGATAAGCCGGGCGAATTGTCAAAAGTAGCCGCAACGATTGCAGCAGAGCAGGGAAATGTGATTAAGTTAGAGCATAATCAGTTTATCAGCACAAACCGCAATGCAGCCGTGGAGCTTCGTATCACTTTAGAGTGCTTTGGTACCGATCACAAAAATCAGATCATCAAAGCATTAGAGAAAAATGGTTATAAACCGAAATTAGTCAGAGCAAGTCTGTAA
- a CDS encoding pe-pgrs family protein: MKNKYQKPAIYLTPEHTEGIYLASGSNAAAGSVTATYIGVWDRWDGGGKGLVAVNWSNVTGSVTLTLSFNNSIDQVEVAGYTASTSISGNSVKLIFDPNSGSDLTLGIHLNHSGASIDSLTMTGQSYTVS; the protein is encoded by the coding sequence ATGAAAAATAAATATCAGAAACCTGCAATTTATCTGACACCAGAACATACAGAAGGCATTTACCTTGCAAGTGGTTCAAATGCCGCAGCCGGTTCCGTAACTGCGACCTACATAGGTGTATGGGACAGATGGGACGGTGGCGGAAAAGGTCTGGTTGCCGTAAATTGGAGCAATGTGACCGGCAGTGTTACCCTGACGCTTTCTTTCAATAACTCGATCGACCAGGTTGAGGTTGCAGGATATACAGCATCCACCTCAATCTCCGGCAATTCCGTGAAACTGATTTTTGATCCGAATTCCGGTTCTGATCTCACACTCGGTATCCATTTAAACCACTCCGGTGCAAGTATTGACAGTCTTACAATGACAGGTCAGTCTTACACGGTATCATAG
- the ylxM gene encoding YlxM family DNA-binding protein, which translates to MEEKIEQAYLYDFYGELLNEHQRKIYEDFVFNDLSLGEIADEEGISRQGVHDMVKRCTKTLEGYESKLHLIEKFQTARGMVTKIHALTKEFYKNHDEAVLEEIEQISNQILEEL; encoded by the coding sequence ATGGAAGAAAAGATTGAACAGGCGTATCTCTATGATTTCTATGGAGAGCTTTTAAACGAACATCAGAGAAAGATATACGAGGATTTTGTGTTCAATGATCTCTCACTCGGTGAGATCGCAGATGAAGAGGGAATCAGCCGTCAGGGTGTACATGATATGGTAAAGAGATGTACGAAGACTCTGGAAGGATATGAGAGTAAACTTCATCTGATCGAGAAGTTCCAGACCGCAAGAGGTATGGTAACAAAGATTCATGCATTGACAAAAGAGTTCTATAAGAATCATGACGAGGCAGTATTAGAAGAGATCGAGCAGATCTCCAACCAGATATTAGAGGAGCTATAG
- the ffh gene encoding signal recognition particle protein, which produces MAFDSLSEKLQNVFKNLRSKGRLTEDDVKAALKEVKMALLEADVNFKVVKQFVKDVQERAIGQDVMNGLNPGQMVIKIVNEEMVRLMGSETTEIALRPGKELTIIMMAGLQGAGKTTTTAKIAGKLKAKGKKVLLAACDVYRPAAIEQLQINGEKQGVEVFSMGDKNTPVNIAKAAVEHATKNDFNVLIIDTAGRLHVDEDMMAELIQIKENVAVSQTILVVDAMTGQDAVNVAKTFDEKIGIDGVVLTKLDGDTRGGAALSIRAVTGKPILYAGMGEKLSDLEQFYPDRMASRILGMGDVLTLIEKAQSEIDEEKAKKLEEKMRKNEFDFEMYLESMSQMKKMGGLSSILGMMPGLGGGKMPEIDEGAAEKNMARTEAIIFSMTVEERQNPSLLNPSRKRRIAQGAGVDIAEVNRLVKQFDQAKKMMKQMPGMMKKGKKGMFKGLPF; this is translated from the coding sequence ATGGCATTTGACAGTTTATCCGAAAAACTCCAGAATGTATTTAAGAACCTGAGAAGCAAAGGTCGTTTGACAGAAGATGATGTGAAGGCTGCTTTAAAGGAAGTTAAGATGGCTCTTTTAGAGGCCGATGTCAATTTCAAAGTGGTCAAACAATTTGTAAAAGACGTGCAGGAGCGCGCGATCGGGCAGGACGTGATGAACGGACTGAATCCGGGACAGATGGTCATTAAGATCGTAAACGAAGAGATGGTTCGCCTGATGGGGTCTGAGACAACAGAAATCGCACTTCGTCCGGGCAAAGAACTGACGATCATTATGATGGCAGGTCTTCAGGGTGCCGGTAAAACGACCACAACAGCAAAGATTGCCGGAAAGTTAAAAGCCAAAGGCAAGAAGGTGCTGCTTGCCGCCTGTGATGTTTATCGCCCGGCAGCAATCGAACAGCTGCAGATCAATGGTGAAAAACAGGGTGTGGAAGTATTCTCCATGGGAGATAAGAACACTCCTGTAAATATTGCAAAGGCTGCGGTAGAGCATGCCACAAAGAATGATTTTAATGTGCTGATCATCGATACAGCAGGACGTCTTCATGTAGATGAAGACATGATGGCTGAATTGATTCAGATAAAAGAAAATGTTGCGGTATCACAGACAATATTAGTTGTTGATGCCATGACAGGACAGGATGCCGTTAATGTTGCGAAGACCTTCGATGAGAAGATCGGAATTGACGGTGTGGTACTTACCAAACTTGATGGTGACACCAGAGGTGGTGCGGCGCTTTCCATAAGGGCAGTGACCGGAAAACCGATTCTTTACGCAGGTATGGGAGAAAAACTTTCTGATTTAGAGCAGTTTTATCCTGACCGTATGGCATCAAGGATTCTTGGAATGGGTGATGTGCTGACTCTCATTGAGAAAGCACAGAGTGAAATCGACGAGGAAAAAGCCAAAAAGCTCGAAGAAAAGATGCGCAAGAATGAGTTTGACTTTGAGATGTATTTAGAATCTATGAGTCAGATGAAAAAAATGGGCGGTCTTTCCAGTATTCTTGGTATGATGCCGGGACTTGGCGGTGGCAAGATGCCTGAGATTGACGAGGGAGCGGCTGAAAAGAATATGGCGCGTACCGAGGCGATCATCTTTTCGATGACAGTCGAGGAGAGACAGAACCCTTCATTGCTCAATCCGAGCAGAAAGCGTAGGATCGCACAGGGAGCAGGCGTTGATATTGCGGAAGTAAACCGTCTTGTAAAGCAGTTTGACCAGGCAAAGAAAATGATGAAACAGATGCCTGGCATGATGAAAAAAGGTAAAAAGGGAATGTTTAAAGGACTTCCTTTTTAA
- the rpsP gene encoding 30S ribosomal protein S16 produces MAVKIRLRRMGQKKAPFYRIVVSDSRSPRDGKFIEEIGTYDPTKDPSEYHVNEDLAKKWLANGAQPTDTVARIFKNAGIEK; encoded by the coding sequence ATGGCAGTAAAGATCAGATTAAGAAGAATGGGACAGAAGAAAGCACCTTTCTATCGTATCGTAGTTTCTGATTCCAGATCCCCGAGAGATGGAAAGTTCATCGAAGAGATTGGAACATATGATCCGACTAAAGATCCAAGCGAGTATCATGTAAATGAGGACTTAGCAAAGAAATGGTTAGCAAACGGAGCTCAGCCAACAGATACCGTAGCAAGAATTTTCAAAAATGCTGGTATTGAGAAATAG
- a CDS encoding KH domain-containing protein: protein MKELVEVIAKALVDCPDEVVVTETENEKAIVLELRVAQSDMGKVIGKQGRIAKAIRSVVKAAASKEEKKVIVEIMQ, encoded by the coding sequence ATGAAAGAATTAGTAGAAGTAATTGCCAAGGCACTTGTTGATTGCCCGGATGAAGTTGTTGTAACTGAGACCGAGAATGAAAAAGCGATCGTATTAGAGTTGCGCGTTGCACAGTCTGATATGGGTAAGGTAATCGGCAAACAGGGACGTATTGCGAAAGCGATCCGTTCTGTTGTAAAGGCTGCTGCCTCAAAAGAAGAGAAAAAAGTGATTGTGGAGATTATGCAGTAA
- the rimM gene encoding ribosome maturation factor RimM (Essential for efficient processing of 16S rRNA) — MESLLQVGVITTTHGVRGEVKVFPTTDDAARFKKLKQVILDTGKENLTLEIAGVKFFKNMVILKFKGYDNINDVERFRKKSLYVTRENAVKLKKNEYFIADLIGLKVTSDEGEDLGELTDVLQTGANDVYVISKEGADDILLPAIRDCVKQVDIEGGTMQVHLLDGLRDLNSRREEA; from the coding sequence ATGGAGAGTTTACTTCAGGTAGGTGTTATTACAACGACACATGGTGTGCGTGGGGAAGTGAAAGTATTTCCGACCACAGATGATGCAGCACGCTTTAAAAAATTAAAACAGGTAATCTTAGACACTGGAAAAGAAAACCTTACACTCGAAATTGCCGGGGTAAAGTTCTTCAAAAATATGGTGATACTCAAATTCAAAGGATATGACAACATCAATGATGTGGAGAGGTTTCGAAAAAAAAGTTTGTATGTCACCAGGGAAAATGCGGTAAAGTTGAAGAAAAATGAGTATTTTATTGCAGATCTCATTGGACTTAAAGTAACATCGGATGAGGGCGAAGATTTAGGAGAACTGACGGATGTGCTGCAGACAGGTGCAAATGATGTCTATGTAATCAGCAAAGAAGGTGCAGATGATATTTTACTTCCTGCGATCAGAGACTGTGTAAAACAGGTGGATATCGAAGGTGGTACGATGCAGGTTCACCTGCTTGATGGATTAAGAGACTTAAACAGCAGGCGGGAGGAAGCATGA